From one Lolium rigidum isolate FL_2022 chromosome 4, APGP_CSIRO_Lrig_0.1, whole genome shotgun sequence genomic stretch:
- the LOC124706033 gene encoding phospholipase D beta 1-like: protein MRLSNRYDYSPVTTPPPAVLPPSASFSSTSGSTHSGMQMVPYGAAASQHGSVRPSLKVVLLHGSLDIWVHEAKNLPNKDMFSKRVSDLLGARITSSISGKASSGSLTSDPYVTVQVSSYATVARTYVVSNSENPVWKQNFLVPVAHETAEVEFVVKDSDVFGAQLMGSVSIPAESLLNGEVIEGVFPVLEPNGKPCARGAVLKLSIQYIPVARLTMYHRGVMAGPDCQCLGVPNTYFPLQRGMKVTLYQDAHVPEGSLPDIWLDHGLRYQHGQCWRDMYTAISQARRLIYIVGWSVFHTIHLIRDGPDKVPSLGELLKMKSQEGVRVLLLVWDDPTSTSILGYKTDGLMGTQDEVTRRFFKHSSVQVLLCPRSAGKRHSWVKQQETGSIYTHHQKTVIVDADAGNYRRKIIAFVGGLDLCGGRYDTPRHSLFQTLETTHKEDYYNPNFATVDGRGPREPWHDLHSRIDGPAAYDVLQNFEERWLKASKRHGIKKLGKSNDDALLRIERIPDIININDAIYFSDNDPETWHVQVFRSIDSNSAKGFPKDPQKATMKNLVCGKNVLIDMSIHTAYVNAIRAAQHFIYIENQYFIGSSFNWDSNKDIGANNLVPIEIALKIANKIKANERFSAYIVVPMWPEGNPTGAPTQRILYWQNKTMQMMYETIYRALKEVGLDEIYEPQDYLNFFCLGNREVDDNPSTPSTGNTPQEQARKNRRFMVYVHSKGMIVDDEYVIIGSANINQRSMEGIRDTEIAMGAYQPQYTWANKISAPRGQIYGYRMSLWAEHIGVIEEDFNYPESLECMRRVRRLGEHNWEQFTSNDVNEMRGHLMKYPVSVDRKGKVKPLSGCPTFPDMGGNICGSFTAIQENLTI from the exons ATGCGCCTCTCCAACCGCTACGACTACTCCCCAGTCACCACACCGCCCCCCGCAGTGCTCCCGCCCTCCGCCTCCTTCTCAAGCACCAGCGGCAGCACTCACTCCGGGATGCAGATGGTGCCGTACGGGGCTGCCGCGTCGCAGCACGGCAGCGTGAGGCCGTCGCTCAAGGTGGTGCTGCTGCACGGCAGCCTCGACATCTGGGTGCACGAGGCCAAGAACCTGCCCAACAAGGACATGTTCTCCAAGCGGGTCAGCGACCTCCTCGGCGCGCGCATCACCAGCTCCATCAGCGGCAAGGCCTCCAGCGGCTCCCTCACCAGCGACCCCTACGTCACCGTCCAGGTCTCCTCCTACGCCACCGTCGCACGCACCTACGTCGTCTCCAACAGCGAGAACCCCGTCTGGAAGCAGaacttcctcgtgcccgtcgcccACGAGACGGCCGAGGTCGAGTTCGTCGTCAAGGACAGCGACGTCTTCGGCGCGCAGCTCATGGGGTCCGTCTCCATCCCGGCCGAGAGTCTCCTTAACGGGGAGGTGATCGAGGGCGTGTTCCCCGTGCTCGAGCCCAATGGCAAGCCGTGCGCCCGAGGCGCTGTATTGAAGCTTTCTATCCAGTACATTCCGGTGGCTCGCCTCACAATGTACCACCGCGGTGTCATGGCTGGGCCTGACTGCCAGTGCCTTGGAGTGCCCAACACTTACTTCCCGCTGCAGCGTGGCATGAAGGTCACTCTGTATCAGGATGCGCATGTGCCTGAGGGTTCTCTCCCAGATATCTGGCTCGATCATGGATTGCGCTACCAGCATGGCCAATGCTGGCGTGACATGTACACTGCCATAAGCCAGGCACGGCGCTTGATTTACATTGTCGGATGGTCAGTCTTCCACACCATCCACCTCATAAGAGATGGACCTGACAAAGTGCCATCGCTTGGGGAACTGTTGAAGATGAAGTCCCAGGAAGGTGTTAGGGTATTGCTTCTTGTATGGGATGATCCAACGTCAACCAGTATTCTAGGTTATAAGACG GATGGATTAATGGGCACACAAGATGAGGTAACACGCCGGTTTTTCAAGCACTCTTCAGTTCAAGTATTGCTTTGCCCGAGATCGGCTGGGAAACGCCACAGCTGGGTGAAACAGCAG GAAACCGGAAGCATTTATACTCATCATCAGAAAACAGTTATTGTGGATGCTGATGCCGGCAATTATAGGAGAAAAATAATTGCGTTTGTTGGAGGTCTTGATTTGTGTGGTGGCCGCTATGATACACCTAGGCATTCTCTGTTTCAGACTCTTGAAACAACGCACAAGGAGGATTATTACAATCCAAACTTTGCT ACGGTTGATGGCCGTGGCCCAAGGGAACCATGGCATGACTTGCACTCCAGGATTGATGGTCCAGCAGCTTATGATGTTCTGCAGAACTTTGAGGAGCGTTGGTTGAAGGCATCCAAACGCCATGGGATTAAAAAGTTGGGAAAATCAAATGATGATGCACTTCTCAGGATTGAGAGAATACCCGATATTATAAACATTAATGATGCAATATATTTTAGCGACAATGACCCAGAGACATGGCATGTTCAG GTTTTTCGGTCTATTGATTCAAACTCTGCCAAAGGATTTCCAAAGGATCCACAAAAAGCAACCATGAAG AATCTTGTTTGCGGGAAGAATGTACTAATCGATATGAGCATACATACAGCTTATGTGAATGCGATCAGGGCAGCCCAACACTTTATCTATATTGAGAATCAGTACTTCATAGGTTCTTCATTTAATTGGGATTCGAACAAAGATATTG GGGCTAACAATTTGGTTCCAATTGAAATTGCTCTCAAAATTGCAAACAAAATTAAGGCAAATGAGAGATTTTCTGCATACATAGTAGTTCCTATGTGGCCCGAGGGTAATCCAACTGGAGCTCCTACACAAAGAATTCTTTATTGGCAG AacaaaacaatgcaaatgatgtATGAGACAATATATAGGGCCTTGAAAGAAGTAGGCCTGGATGAGATATATGAGCCTCAAGATTATTTGAACTTCTTTTGCCTTGGAAATCGTGAAGTTGATGACAACCCTAGCACTCCAAGTACTGGAAATACTCCTCAG GAACAAGCTAGGAAAAATAGGAGATTCATGGTTTATGTACATTCAAAAGGCATGATTGTAGATGATGAATACGTGATCATTGGATCAGCCAATATCAACCAGAGGTCCATGGAAGGGATCAGAGATACCGAGATTGCAATGGGGGCATATCAACCTCAATATACATGGGCAAATAAGATTTCTGCCCCCCGTGGACAG ATATACGGCTACAGAATGTCCCTCTGGGCTGAGCACATTGGAGTTATCGAGGAAGACTTTAACTATCCAGAGAGCCTAGAATGCATGAGGAGGGTTCGTCGTCTCGGGGAACATAACTGGGAGCAGTTCACTTCCAATGACGTGAATGAGATGAGAGGCCACCTGATGAAGTACCCTGTAAGTGTTGACCGTAAAGGCAAGGTGAAACCCTTGTCAGGATGCCCGACATTCCCAGACATGGGCGGAAACATTTGTGGCTCCTTTACGGCCATCCAAGAAAACCTCACAATTTGA
- the LOC124705665 gene encoding protein HOTHEAD-like: MAVGSARTVALVLAAAVLGSLCLVALSEDEQLEDLRFVQHAQDAPLVSHFNYIVVGGGTSGCPLAATLSEHSRVLLLERGGLPYRNMSNQEHFTDALADTSLASPAQRFISEDGVVNARARVLGGGSCLNAGFYTRASNDYVRTAGWDARLVNSSYRWVERALVFRPDVPPWQAALRDALLEAGVTPDNGFTFDHVTGTKIGGTIFDNNGQRHTAADFLRHARPRGLTVVLYATVSRILFRSQEGVAYPVAYGVVFADPLGVQHRVYLRDGPKNEVILTAGTLGSPQLLMLSGVGPQAHLEAHGIQVLVDQPMVGQGVADNPMNSVFIPSPVPVGLSLVQVVGITKSGSFIEGVSGSEFGIPVSDGARRLANFGLFSPQTGQLGTLPPRQRTPEALQRAAEAMRRLDRRAFRGGFILEKILGPVSSGHIELRSTDPRANPAVTFNYFQEAEDVERCVQGIQTIERVIQSRAFSNFTYANASVESIFTDSANFPVNLLPRHVNDSRSPEQYCRETVMTIWHYHGGCHVGAVVDDNYRVFGVQGLRVIDSSTFRYSPGTNPQATVMMLGRYMGIKIQAERWRK; the protein is encoded by the exons ATGGCAGTTGGCAGTGCGAGAACGGTGGCGCTGgtgctcgccgccgccgtgctTGGCTCGCTCTGCCTCGTCGCGCTCTCAGAGGACG AGCAACTTGAGGACCTGCGGTTCGTTCAGCACGCGCAGGACGCGCCGCTGGTGTCGCACTTCAACTACATCGTGGTCGGCGGCGGCACGTCCGGGTGCCCGCTGGCGGCGACGCTATCGGAGCACTCGCGAGTACTCCTGCTGGAGCGCGGGGGGCTCCCCTACCGCAACATGTCGAACCAGGAGCACTTCACGGACGCGCTGGCGGACACGTCGCTGGCGTCCCCGGCGCAGCGGTTCATCTCCGAGGACGGCGTGGTGAACGCTCGGGCGCGGGTGCTGGGCGGCGGGAGCTGCCTGAACGCCGGGTTCTACACGCGCGCCAGCAACGACTACGTGCGCACGGCCGGGTGGGACGCGCGGCTGGTGAACTCGTCCTACCGGTGGGTGGAGCGCGCGCTGGTGTTCCGGCCCGACGTGCCGCCGTGGCAGGCGGCGCTCCGCGACGCGCTGCTGGAGGCCGGCGTGACCCCGGACAACGGCTTCACCTTCGACCACGTGACCGGGACCAAGATCGGCGGCACCATCTTCGACAACAACGGGCAGCGCCACACGGCGGCCGACTTCCTCCGGCACGCGCGTCCCAGGGGGCTCACCGTGGTGCTCTACGCGACGGTGTCGCGGATCCTGTTCAGGAGCCAGGAGGGGGTGGCGTACCCGGTGGCGTACGGGGTGGTGTTCGCGGACCCGCTGGGGGTGCAGCACCGGGTGTACCTCCGGGACGGGCCCAAGAACGAGGTGATCCTGACGGCGGGGACGCTGGGGAGCCCGCAGCTGCTGATGCTCAGCGGCGTGGGCCCGCAGGCGCACCTGGAGGCGCACGGCATCCAGGTGCTGGTGGACCAGCCCATGGTCGGGCAGGGCGTCGCCGACAACCCCATGAACTCCGTCTTCATCCCGTCGCCCGTGCCGGTGGGGCTCTCCCTCGTGCAGGTCGTGGGGATCACCAAGTCCGGCAGCTTCATCGAGGGCGTCAGCGGCTCCGAGTTCGGCATCCCCGTCTCCGACGGCGCACGCCGCCTCGCCAACTTCGGCCTCTTCTCCCCGCAGACCGGGCAGCTCGGCACGCTGCCACCCAGGCAGAGGACGCCGGAGGCGCTGCAGCGCGCGGCGGAGGCGATGCGGCGGCTGGACAGGCGGGCGTTCCGGGGCGGCTTCATCCTGGAGAAGATCCTGGGGCCGGTGTCCTCCGGCCACATCGAGCTGCGCAGCACGGACCCGCGCGCGAACCCGGCGGTGACGTTCAACTACTTCCAGGAGGCGGAGGACGTGGAGCGGTGCGTGCAGGGAATCCAGACGATCGAGCGGGTGATCCAGTCCCGCGCATTCTCCAACTTCACCTACGCCAACGCCTCCGTCGAGTCCATCTTCACCGACTCGGCCAACTTCCCCGTCAACCTGCTGCCGCGGCACGTCAACGACTCGCGCTCGCCGGAGCAGTACTGCAGGGAGACCGTCATGACCATCTGGCACTACCACGGCGGATGCCACGTCGGTGCCGTCGTCGACGACAACTACCGGGTGTTTGGGGTGCAGGGGCTCAGGGTCATCGACAGCTCCACCTTCAGGTACTCCCCCGGCACCAACCCGCAGGCCACCGTCATGATGCTCGGCAG GTATATGGGCATCAAGATTCAGGCAGAGAGATGGAGGAAATGA